A single Leptidea sinapis chromosome 2, ilLepSina1.1, whole genome shotgun sequence DNA region contains:
- the LOC126972924 gene encoding mite allergen Der p 3-like: MMGTTKDRYGLCGGSILNDEYILTAAHCVVGKNVTVRTGITSLKESEKNAPFIPGTYKLHPKYKNGGDDYEIAIIKLKTKLKLDGKIRKAVELIESGADIPAGTNVTVSGWGRTAENARRGSTHLRAVSTTVISKEICKRRTHYTPRKICAERSGGGYNACNGDSGGPLVLTETRKQIGAVSYGVQNRCASAPVIYSNIADAEMRDWIKSVTGI; encoded by the exons ATGATGGGTACAACTAAGGATCGCTACGGACTATGTGGAGGTTCAATATTGAATGATGAATATATTCTTACCGCAGCACATTGTGTCGTCGG GAAAAACGTTACGGTGAGGACAGGCATTACAAGTTTGAAGGAATCTGAGAAG AACGCACCATTTATACCAGGAACATATAAGCTTCATCCGAAATATAAGAATGGTGGTGATGATTATGAAATTGCCATAATAAAGCTGAAAACCAAATTGAAACTGGACGGTAAAATTAGGAAGGCCGTTGAACTTATAGAATCTGGTGCAGATATTCCAGCTGGTACTAATGTAACTGTTAGTGGATGGGGTCGTACTGCT GAGAATGCAAGAAGAGGCAGTACACACTTACGGGCTGTGTCTACGACAGTGATATCGAAAGAGATATGTAAACGACGTACACATTACACGCCTAGGAAGATATGTGCGGAAAGATCTGGTGGAGGCTACAATGCTTGCAAT GGTGATTCTGGAGGTCCTCTCGTATTAACTGAAACCAGGAAACAAATTGGTGCTGTATCGTACGGCGTACAAAACAGATGTGCTTCTGCCCCTgttatatattcaaatatagCCGATGCAGAGATGAGAGATTGGATAAAATCTGTTACAGGTATTTAG